Proteins encoded by one window of Rhodamnia argentea isolate NSW1041297 chromosome 6, ASM2092103v1, whole genome shotgun sequence:
- the LOC115726989 gene encoding 10 kDa chaperonin, mitochondrial translates to MAKRLVPLLNRVLVEKIVPPSKTTAGILLPEKSSQLKSGKVVAVGQGARDAHGNAIPVSVKEGDTVLLPEYGGTQVKLGEKEYHLYRDDDILGTLHD, encoded by the exons ATGGCGAAGCGATTAGTGCCGCTGCTGAACCGCGTGCTGGTGGAGAAGATCGTCCCTCCCTCCAAGACCACCGCCGGCATCTTGCTCCCGGAGAAATCCTCCCAG CTGAAGTCGGGGAAGGTGGTGGCGGTGGGACAGGGGGCGAGAGACGCGCACGGGAACGCCATCCCGGTCTCCGTCAAGGAGGGAGACACGGTGCTCCTGCCGGAGTACGGAGGGACTCAGGTGAAGCTGGGAGAGAAGGAGTATCACCTGTACAGGGATGACGACATCTTGGGGACGCTGCACGATTGA